From the genome of Chlorocebus sabaeus isolate Y175 chromosome 2, mChlSab1.0.hap1, whole genome shotgun sequence, one region includes:
- the KRTAP19-8 gene encoding LOW QUALITY PROTEIN: keratin-associated protein 19-8 (The sequence of the model RefSeq protein was modified relative to this genomic sequence to represent the inferred CDS: substituted 1 base at 1 genomic stop codon): MSYYSSYYGGLGCGSGGFGGWVYGYGCGCGSFRRLGYGCGYGGCGYSCCXPLYYGGYGFSSFY, from the coding sequence ATGAGCTACTACAGCAGCTATTATGGAGGCCTGGGCTGTGGTTCTGGAGGCTTTGGTGGCTGGGTCTATGGCTATGGCTGTGGTTGTGGCAGCTTCCGCAGGCTAGGCTATGGCTGTGGCTATGGAGGCTGTGGATATAGCTGCTGCTGACCATTATACTATGGAGGATATGGATTCTCTAGCTTCTACTGA